A DNA window from Impatiens glandulifera chromosome 7, dImpGla2.1, whole genome shotgun sequence contains the following coding sequences:
- the LOC124946086 gene encoding uncharacterized protein LOC124946086, translating to MGYVLRLRFASFFAGAAAASAVGLYVLHHDYKAAHQSQSQQIDGFYRSLDKRISALEKLKEVEAVSKPAELTE from the exons ATGGGATACGTCCTCAGGTTGAGATTCGCATCTTTCTTCGCCGGCGCCGCCGCGGCATCTGCCGTCGGGCTTTATGTCCTCCACCACGATTACAAGGCCGCTCATCAATCCCAATCTCAACAG ATTGATGGGTTCTACAGAAGTCTAGACAAGCGAATCTCAGCTTTAGAGAAGTTGAAAGAAGTTGAGGCGGTGTCAAAGCCTGCAGAGTTAACAGAATGA